A region from the Cyprinus carpio isolate SPL01 chromosome A8, ASM1834038v1, whole genome shotgun sequence genome encodes:
- the LOC109065087 gene encoding GRAM domain-containing protein 2B: MEKHLVFEDAVQCRSRNDAARPMCSVPPHQQTNECVLLRQYAEIIDEEEGHKMTRPDTFISLDAEADVSARRRKPTLVRSKTFDPSLLLQVQSDSESKCERRKPQSCQSLRTNIQYHKVFKDISEDEQLRQSYTCALQKDILYQGRLFVSDNWICFHSKVFGKDTKIAIPVASVTVIKKTKTAILVPNALVISTALERHVFVSFLSRDTTYKVLMSVCPHLVEKSPGISQIPSQSLRGHPVSLPADFTADLSDLDGPVRQPGQHMDDSSSSDCPESPDFVKTPKFPKRSQAFIEVAKRDSELDSHPQQETNATANLPYTGSTGSEVELMKTLRPMSLSLNALVLIYLSLVCVLLLSSCYMAFKIVSLEERLTSLVSLEFPNKRDEYQSLFSGDTAEIYSVLSASLLKLEKIHRNLQRLLETVSEV, from the exons ATGGAGAAACATCTGGTTTTTGAGGACGCGGTTCAGTGCCGGAGCAGAAACGATGCAGCGAGACCGATGTGCTCTGTTCCTCCACATCAGCAGACGAACGAATGTGTGTTACTGCG TCAGTACGCTGAAATCATAGACGAGGAGGAAGGACACAAGATGACGAGGCCTGACACTTTCATCTCGCTGGACGCTGAAGCTGACGTCTCTGCGAGGAGAAGAAAACCAACCCTCGTCAG ATCCAAAACATTTGATCCATCACTACTTCTGCAAGTCCAGAGTGACTCCGAATCAAAGTGTGAACGCAGGAAGCCACAGTCCTGTCAG TCTCTGCGCACTAATATCCAGTACCACAAAGTTTTTAAAGACATAAGTGAAGATGAACAACTGAGACAGA GTTACACATGCGCGCTGCAGAAGGACATTCTGTACCAAGGAAGGCTGTTTGTGTCCGATAACTGGATCTGTTTCCATTCCAAAGTGTTCGGAAAAGACACTAAG ATTGCGATTCCAGTTGCTTCAGTAACAGTCATCAAGAAAACGAAAACTGCCATCTTGGTGCCAAACGCACTGGTTATTTCTACAGCACTCGAGCGG CATGTGTTTGTTTCGTTTCTGTCTCGAGACACAACCTATAAGGTTTTGATGTCTGTTTGCCCTCATCTGGTT GAGAAGAGTCCTGGGATCAGTCAAATCCCATCCCAGAGCCTGAGAGGACATCCGGTGTCTCTGCCCGCG GATTTCACTGCAGATCTGTCGGATCTGGACGGTCCGGTCAGACAGCCGGGTCAGCACATGGACGACAGCAGCAGCTCTGACTGTCCAGAGTCACCGGATTTCGTCAAAACCCCGA aattccCGAAACGATCCCAAGCTTTCATTGAAGTGGCTAAAAGAGACAGTGAACTGGATTCTCACCCACAACAAGAAACCAACGCCACGGCAAACTTACCGTACactg GTTCTACAGGATCAGAGGTGGAGCTCATGAAAACACTGCGGcccatgtctctctctctgaacgCTCTGGTGTTGATCTATCTGTCTCT GGTTTGTGTCCTGCTGTTGTCCTCCTGTTACATGGCATTTAAGATCGTGTCTCTTGAGGAACGTCTGACGTCTCTCGTGTCACTGGAGTTTCCCAATAAAAG AGATGAATATCAAAGCCTGTTTTCTGGAGATACAGCGGAGATCTACTCGGTTCTTTctgcaagtcttctgaagctggAAAAG